The Pseudoalteromonas marina genome segment GCTGAAAAATGCCTTCATTTAGCCATTGTGAATAATCTTTATTTGTACTTTTTAAAATAACATCATCAATTAAACTAAACATGACGTTTTGATAACCGTAGCATATACCAGGCTCGCAAATAGGTTTAACCGTCACTAACTTTTGTACTATATCGGGATAATCCATTCGCGACTCAATTAAATTGTCATATGCGTTTGGCACCAAGCCGCTAGAATGGCTAAGTAAGTGATAAACTTTTAAGTTTTTTTCGTATTCTGTGCCTATAAAATCAGGTAAGTAATTACTGACGGAGTTATCTAATTTTATGAGCCCATCACTAGATAATTTTGCAGCCAGAGAGCCTGCAAATGTTTTAGACACCGACGCCAGTCTAAAACGAGTGTGAACATTAACCTTTTGACCATTTCGGGCTTTTGTTCGTCCGACCGCATGGATGTAATCACTATTGCCTAAGTTAACTATCGAAAGTGCAGCCCCTGGAATGCCTTTACTCGTGAGTTTTTTTTCTGCGTAACGGCCATACTTTTTTACAAAACTATCCCAATTTGGGTCTTGCTGCGCTGCAAAACTAACGGTTGCATACACAAAACACACTGCAGTTAAGCAATACTTTAAAAGTGGTAAGCGCTTCATTTTTTAATACTTTATCTTTTTAACTGCCTCTGTATGCATAATATCATGAACTTTTCTTTGGACTAACGTACAATACAAAAATTATTGTACTTTTTGTGGGTGTTAAGTATTTATGCGTTTTTTAGTTGTATTACTTTTTGTTTTATTTTCATCAGGTTGTGCCATTACCAAACAACCAGCAGAACCTTTGGCTATGCCGTTAAAGCCAGCATTAACAACGCAAACGTATCAGCTTAAATACCAAACAGATCATGCTTCACCAAAAGTGAAGTCGGTGCAATTGCCTGCACACAAAGTTTTACAAAATCAAACTGTAAAAATAATTACCGATAAAGCAAGTGTAACCGACACTCTACTATCGCAAATAAGCCAAGCACTTAACGATAAACAGCTTAAAGTTACGAGTAAAAATAACAGTGATTACACGCTGACTATTCAAAAGCTCGACTTAACATTTAAAGAAAACACACAGTATTCAATTGCCACACCTGAAAAGCCATTTGTCTTGTTTGAAAATATTGCAAAGCAATACCCAACGCAGCAATGTGCATCTATTTTTGCAGAAGTTAATATGCGTTTAACACACAAAGCGTCTGGCGATGTGGTGTGGTTTGCAACGTCGTCGATAGATAGCGCCAGCTTTCACCGAGAGCCGCTAATTTACAGCTTAAGTGAAGAACAAAGAATTACAAACGAACTAGAGGTTGTTGCATTTATCCACCAGCAAAACACAGAAGAAGCACGTTTAGCTAGAGTGGGTAAAGAGGTGAAAATCCCTGAGTATCAAATGCTGTCTAAATTATCTAGCCTAAGTAAGTTAAGTGGTCCGTGTAGCCGCACAGAAGTCAGTGCTCTAACACCTATGATGCAATTTTACTTAAGCAGTATCTTAATAGATAAAATTAAAGTTCAGTAAAAGTAACATTTACTACATTTTTTTACAGATTAAGGGTACACCTTAACAATATACTACGCACTATAACAACAAACAATCAGGCTCAACGTGGATGAAATATACCTTACTTAACCGTACTCTTTTTAGTATTGTCTTGTTCAGTTTGAGCCTTATAGCGACCTCAGCCCAAGCAAGTAATCGTTATTATGCAGACAACACCCTTGAGCCAACTCAAGGCTTTGCATGGGACTGGAGCGCAGGGGCAAGTTATTTTGTAGAAGATACCTACCTAGTCGGCACTAATGCCTACGACACCGATTTAGAGCTCGATTTAAGCCTTGCTGTATCATACGACCGATTTTATCTCGACTTTGACCATAACCAACTCAGTGGTGGTCTTATTATCGGCTATAGTATCATTGATAAGTATGATTGGGGCTTGGATATACTGGGCACGAACACCCAAGCAGGCTTTGACGAGAAAGGCCTTGGCTTTTATAACAGTGGTGTAATTGCAGAGCTTGATGGCATAAAGTCTCGTCGCTATGATTTTGGTGTTGGTCTAAGGCTTACACGCCGATTCGAAAACTCTCAAATTTCATTTGAATACCTTTATGATGTTTCTGGCGCCCATAACAGCTGGGTTGTTAACACCTTCTTTAGCCAAATTTTACCGTGGCGAAACTGGGAATTTAGATCCGGTGTTGGCGTAAGTGCTTATTCAGCTGATTTTACAAATTATTATTTTGGCATTGACCAAGAAGAAGTAGCCGAAAACCGACCTTTTTATGATGCACATGCAAGTACCAGCCTAATATTTGAATTTCATGCTGAATACCCAATAAGCCAAGATTGGGTTTTTCTAGCTGGCTTTCTTTCCACATGGTTTTCAGCAGAAATCGACGACAGCCCAATTATTTCTCAAGGGTATCAGCATAAAGCCAAGGTAGGCCTACGTTATGTTTTTTAGATGGTTTTGTTTACTAATAATTTTTCCTGTATCAGCGCTTGCGCAATCTAGCGATACACAAAATACTTTAACCGCGGTTCCTGATACGTGCGTAGCTCTTCGTGAAAGCCGCGATTGTTATGCCGACGTTGTTATTACGTGGCACCAACCCATTATTGGTAATTATTGCCTACGCGATGCAACATCAAAATACATTATGCAATGTTGGCTCAAACAGCAACAAGGCACATTAAATTACGCGTTTGATTCTAAGCAAAGTATCGCATTTGAACTATTTGATAGTAATACATCAAAAATAATTGGCACTGCAGAAGTAAAACTTCAGTGGGTATATCAAAACAGACAAAAAAAGCGTCGCTGGCGATTATTTTAGCCACTGCATTAAGGATAATTTATGGATAATTACGGCACTATTTTATTAGTAGAAGATGATGCATCATTGGCTCAGTGGGTAGCCGAATACCTAACTGAACAAGGCTACACTACCCATGTTTGTCACCGAGGTGATGAAGTTGTCAGTCAGGTAAAAACCTTGAACCCAAACATTGTCCTACTTGATATTATGTTACCTGGTCAAGATGGCATTAGTGTATGTAGAGAACTTCGTAGCTTTTATAATGCGCCTATTATTATGCTTACAGCACGTGATGAAGAAATGGATGAAGTTATAGGTTTAGAGGTCGGTGCGAGCGATTATATAATGAAACCAGTACGCCCGCGCGCTTTGCTCGCTCGTATAAAAGCGGCACTTCGTCAAAGCAGTGAGCCCAATAAATTGGAAAAAGTAGAAACCACAATTTCGGTCGGTTCGCTTAATATTAATACCGAATCGAGAAACGTGAAATTTAACGGCCAAGACGTTAATATTTCCAGTGCAGAATATTTACTCCTGCATTATTTGGCAAGTAATGCAGGGCAAGTTGTATCACGTGACGCGGTTTTTAAAGCCACTAAAGGGCGTGAATACGACGGACTTGATAGAAGTGTCGATGTGCTTATTTCTGCACTAAGAAAAAAGTTTAGCGACGACCCACAAAACCCTGAAAAAATTAAGACAATTTGGGGGCGTGGTTACTTGCTCGTCTCTACTGCATGGTAACTTACAGCTGTATGCTTAAATGAAAAAGTTTTACATATCACTACTTGGCAGCGCACTGATATCTATTGTGGTTTTAGGGTGGCTTATAGACGCCTTTAGCCAGCAAGCACATACCCCACAAGACGAATTTAGTGTGCAAAGTAAAATGATGATGGGATTTAGTAAACAACTGGCAAATATTCCCACCTCTGAACGTGGCGCATATGTTAAGCAGCTAGGTGAAGAGTTTGATCTATCAATCGATTATAAACCTAATGAATCACTTGCTTTACCTCCTTCATTATTACTTCAAATGCATGCTGTTGGCGGATTGATTTTAGAAGATCAGCAAGGTTTTTATATGCTGTATAGTAACCAAGCGCTAAACCCCTTTCATATTTCTATGCGACTTAAAAAAAGCGCAGACACCGATAAACGAAACGATATATTTTTAACTTTGCTTTTTTATGCTGGCTTATGCATTTTAATGGGATTCATTATTGCGCCACTCGCTAAGCGACTAAGTGTACTCAATGAGGCTGCTAAACAGTTTGCATCAGGCAATACACAAGCCAGAATTAACGCCTCGCATTTTACGTATATAAGAGATGTAGAGTTAACGTTTAATCGTATGGCGAGCCAAATAGAAAAACTTGTCGCTGAAAATAAGTTAATGGCATCAAGTTTATCGCACGATATACGCACCCCTATTGCCTGTCTTCGCTTTGGCTTAGATGCCGCCTTAGATACCCATGATGAGAAAAAAATAAAAACCTATTTAGAGCGCATGGAAAACGATTTAGATCACATGGAATCCATGCTTAAAAGCTACTTAGCGTTTGCAACACTTGAGCAAAACGCAAACAAATTGACGTACT includes the following:
- a CDS encoding serine hydrolase domain-containing protein, which codes for MKRLPLLKYCLTAVCFVYATVSFAAQQDPNWDSFVKKYGRYAEKKLTSKGIPGAALSIVNLGNSDYIHAVGRTKARNGQKVNVHTRFRLASVSKTFAGSLAAKLSSDGLIKLDNSVSNYLPDFIGTEYEKNLKVYHLLSHSSGLVPNAYDNLIESRMDYPDIVQKLVTVKPICEPGICYGYQNVMFSLIDDVILKSTNKDYSQWLNEGIFQPLDMIDASLGYEAMVVDSNYALPHVRGKKRWYTAKLKKNYYKVGPAAGVNASASDMAIWLKAQLGQYPEVLSLDALSKQTRPYTRTKKEMYRRVWKKQLHEAYYGLGWRVYNYDNETLYYHSGWVQGYRSDLVVFPHLNIGFSLVLNAETGLINELTTEFINRLLTYKREQTI
- a CDS encoding MipA/OmpV family protein is translated as MKYTLLNRTLFSIVLFSLSLIATSAQASNRYYADNTLEPTQGFAWDWSAGASYFVEDTYLVGTNAYDTDLELDLSLAVSYDRFYLDFDHNQLSGGLIIGYSIIDKYDWGLDILGTNTQAGFDEKGLGFYNSGVIAELDGIKSRRYDFGVGLRLTRRFENSQISFEYLYDVSGAHNSWVVNTFFSQILPWRNWEFRSGVGVSAYSADFTNYYFGIDQEEVAENRPFYDAHASTSLIFEFHAEYPISQDWVFLAGFLSTWFSAEIDDSPIISQGYQHKAKVGLRYVF
- a CDS encoding DUF3019 domain-containing protein; translation: MFFRWFCLLIIFPVSALAQSSDTQNTLTAVPDTCVALRESRDCYADVVITWHQPIIGNYCLRDATSKYIMQCWLKQQQGTLNYAFDSKQSIAFELFDSNTSKIIGTAEVKLQWVYQNRQKKRRWRLF
- a CDS encoding response regulator transcription factor: MDNYGTILLVEDDASLAQWVAEYLTEQGYTTHVCHRGDEVVSQVKTLNPNIVLLDIMLPGQDGISVCRELRSFYNAPIIMLTARDEEMDEVIGLEVGASDYIMKPVRPRALLARIKAALRQSSEPNKLEKVETTISVGSLNINTESRNVKFNGQDVNISSAEYLLLHYLASNAGQVVSRDAVFKATKGREYDGLDRSVDVLISALRKKFSDDPQNPEKIKTIWGRGYLLVSTAW
- a CDS encoding sensor histidine kinase, with translation MKKFYISLLGSALISIVVLGWLIDAFSQQAHTPQDEFSVQSKMMMGFSKQLANIPTSERGAYVKQLGEEFDLSIDYKPNESLALPPSLLLQMHAVGGLILEDQQGFYMLYSNQALNPFHISMRLKKSADTDKRNDIFLTLLFYAGLCILMGFIIAPLAKRLSVLNEAAKQFASGNTQARINASHFTYIRDVELTFNRMASQIEKLVAENKLMASSLSHDIRTPIACLRFGLDAALDTHDEKKIKTYLERMENDLDHMESMLKSYLAFATLEQNANKLTYSSTNIKHYLENILVQLAPKLESQMLTVDLNSSTDIIVADLHWLARAITNLLTNACDFAEQYIYLSAKVHERQLIITVEDDGPGIAQENFKNVLSPFFREEDHRNRADKSYGLGLAIVEKVADWHNGTISVSKSKHLGGACFTLSITQHYKS